CCGGCCTCACCGGTGCGCTTGAGGCCAGGCGCAAGCTGGGTCCAGGCCACCGTGTCACCCTGATCTCCCGAACCGATGATTTTGTTTATATCCCGTCGCTCATCTGGGTCCCGTTCGGATGGCGGGAGATTCAGGACATCAGCATCCCCGTCAAGCCGATCCTCGACAAACATGGAGTCGATTTCCTCAAGGCGGAGGTCACACGCGTCAATCCGGAAGCAAACACGGTATCCACCACCGAGGGCGAGATCTCCTATGACTACCTGCTGGTGGCCTCGGGCGTCAGCACGCGCTTTGACCTGATCGAGGGTCTGGGGCCCGAGGCAAACACTTATTCCGTCTGCACCCCGGGGCACGCCATCAAGGCGCGCGAGGGCTGGAAGAAGCTGGTTGAGGACCCGGGCCCGGTCGTTGTGGGCGCCAGCCAGGGGGCCAGCTGCATGGGCGCCGGTTACGAGTTCCTCTTCAATCTGGAATACGCCGCCCGCAAGGCGGGCGTCCGTGACCGGGTCGACATCACCTGGATCACCCCCGAGCCTTACCTGGCGCACTTCGGCATCGACGGCATGGCCGGAGGCGAGGCGATGCTCAAGGGGTTCATGAAGAAGTTCAACATCAACTATGTCACCAACTCGGAGGTCGAGAGAGTCACCGAAACCGACGTCGTGCTCAAGGACGGCAGGAAGCTGCCCTACAAGTACTCGATGATCATCCCGCCGTTCAACGGCGCCAGGTTCGTCAAGGAATCGGGCGATCTCGGCGACGAGAAGGGCTTCATTCCCATCAACGACACCTACCGGCACAAGAAGTACGCCAACATCTTCGCGGCGGGCCTGGCCGTGGCGGTGCCGCTGCCGTTCACGACCCCGGTAGCGATTGGCATGCCCAAGACCGGCTTCCCCTCCGAAGAGAGCGCCAAGATAGCCGCCCACAACATCGTCAAACTGCTTCAGGGAGAGCCGGAGT
This DNA window, taken from Actinomycetota bacterium, encodes the following:
- a CDS encoding NAD(P)/FAD-dependent oxidoreductase → MSEVVVIGSSFAGLTGALEARRKLGPGHRVTLISRTDDFVYIPSLIWVPFGWREIQDISIPVKPILDKHGVDFLKAEVTRVNPEANTVSTTEGEISYDYLLVASGVSTRFDLIEGLGPEANTYSVCTPGHAIKAREGWKKLVEDPGPVVVGASQGASCMGAGYEFLFNLEYAARKAGVRDRVDITWITPEPYLAHFGIDGMAGGEAMLKGFMKKFNINYVTNSEVERVTETDVVLKDGRKLPYKYSMIIPPFNGARFVKESGDLGDEKGFIPINDTYRHKKYANIFAAGLAVAVPLPFTTPVAIGMPKTGFPSEESAKIAAHNIVKLLQGEPESSLKAKPWGKIPGLCVLDAGHKEVVILSNHLLKPRQFAVMVPNPVFNVAKRALEKYFLWKTRRGLSYLM